In Chlorocebus sabaeus isolate Y175 chromosome 5, mChlSab1.0.hap1, whole genome shotgun sequence, one genomic interval encodes:
- the LOC103232069 gene encoding uncharacterized protein isoform X1 → MDVAIEFSLKEWQCLDTAQQNLYRDVMLENYRNLVFLVMCSYFAQDLWPEQNIKNSFQKVILRRYGKCGDENLLLRKDCKSMDDCKMHERVYEKLNKCLTATQSKTFLCYKSVKVVYKFSNSNRCKTGHPKKKPFKCSKCDKSFCMLLHLIQHKRIHTRVNSYKCEECGKAFNRSSYLTTHKIIHTGEKPYKCEECGKAFNHPSTLSKHNRIHSGDKPYQCEECGKAFKQLSNLNNHKRIHTGEKPYKCEECGKAFNHSSTLRKHKIIHSGEKPYKCEECGKAFNRFSVLRKHKIIHSGEKPYKCEECGKAFNHPSTCRKHKRIHSEDKPYKCEECGKAFKQLSNLNNHKRIHTGEKPFKCEECGKAFNQLSTLTKHKRIHTGEKPYKCEECGKAFKQSSTFTKHKRIHSGEKPFKCEECGKGLCDSSSFTIFKRIHSGGKSYKCEECGKGFCNSSSLTTHEGIHSGEKPYKCEECGKTFNHPSTVSKHKRIHSGDKPYNYGKAFKQLSNLNNHKGIHTGEKPFKCEECGKAFKQLLTLTKHERIHTGEKPYKCEACGKAFKQSPTLTKHKRIHSGEKPFRSEECDKAFNQFSNLTTHKIIHNGAKSFKCEECCKAFNQFYKLTVHKRIHNGEKPYKCEECGKAFNHSSILRKHKIIHSGEKPYKCEECGKAFNRSSILRKHKVIHSGEKPYKCEGCGKAFNHPSTLSKHKRIHSGDKPYKCEECGKAFKQLSNLNSHKRIHTEEKPFKCETCGKAFNQLSTLTNHKRIHTGEKPYKCEECGKAFKQSSTLIKHKRIHSGEKPFKCEECGKGFCGSSSLMTHKRIHSGEKPFKCEECGKGLCDSSSLTTHKRIHSGEKPFKCKECGKGFCDSSSLTTHKRVHSGEKPYKCEECGKGFCKSSSLTTHKGIHSREKPYKCEECGKAFNHLLTLTRHKIIHSGENPYKSGECEKAFNHPSTLSKHKRIHSGDKPYKCEECGKSFKQLSNLSNHKRIHTGEKPFKCEECGKSFKQLSNLSNHKRIHTEEKPFKCEECGKAFNQLSTLTRHKIIHSGEKPYKCGECEKAFNHPSTLSKHKRIHSGDKPYKCEECGKSFKQLSNLSNHKRIHTGEKPFKCEECGKAFNQLSTLTKHKRIHTEEKSYKCEECGKAFKQSSTLTKHKIIHSGEKPFRSEECGNDFCDSSSFATHKRIHSGEKPLKCEECGKSFCDSSSLTTHKRIHSG, encoded by the coding sequence ttatgtgTTCTTATTTTGCCCAAGACCTTTGGCCAGAGCAGAACataaaaaattcatttcaaaaagtGATACTGAGAAGATATGGAAAATGTGGAGATGAGAATTTACTACTAAGAAAAGACTGTAAAAGTATGGATGATTGTAAAATGCACGAAAGAGTTTATGAGAAACTTAACAAATGTTTGACAGCTACCCAGAGCAAAACATTCCTGTGTTATAAATCTGTAAAAGTTgtttataaattttcaaattcaaatagATGTAAGACAGGACATCCTAAAAAGAAACCTTTTAAATGTAGCAAATGTGACAAATCATTTTGCATGCTTTTACATCTAATTCAACATAAAAGAATTCATACTAGAGTGAAttcctacaaatgtgaagaatgtggcaaagcctttaaccgGTCCTCATaccttactacacataagataattcatactggagagaaaccatacaaatgtgaagaatgtggcaaggcTTTTAACCATCCATCAACCCTTAGTAAACATAACAGAATTCATAGTGGAGATAAACCCTAccaatgtgaagaatgtggaaaagcttttaAGCAGTTATCAAACCTTAATAaccataagagaattcatactggagagaaaccctacaaatgtgaagaatgtggaaaagcttttaATCACTCCTCAACCCTTAGGAAACATAAGATAATCCATAGTGGagaaaaaccctacaaatgtgaagaatgtggcaaagcttttaatcGCTTCTCAGTCCTTAGGAAACATAAGATAATCCACAGTGGagaaaaaccctacaaatgtgaagaatgtggcaaggcTTTTAACCACCCATCAACGTGTCGTAAACACAAGAGAATTCATAGTGAAGataaaccctacaaatgtgaagaatgtggaaaagcttttaAGCAGTTATCAAACCTTAATAaccataagagaattcatactggggagaaacccttcaaatgtgaagaatgtggcaaagcttttaaccagCTATCAACCCTTactaaacataagagaattcatactggcgagaaaccctacaaatgtgaagaatgtgggaaagcttttaaGCAGTCATCAACCTTTACcaaacataagagaattcatagtggagagaaacccttcaaatgtgaagaatgtggcaaaggccTTTGTGACTCCTCATCCTTTACTATATTTAAGAGAATTCATAGTGGAGGAAAatcctacaaatgtgaagaatgtggcaaaggctTTTGCAACTCCTCATCCCTTACTACACATGAGGGAATTCATAGTGGGgaaaaaccctacaaatgtgaagaatgtggcaaaacttTTAACCACCCATCAACTGTTAgtaaacataagagaattcatagtGGAGATAAACCTTACAACTATGGAAAAGCTTTTAAGCAGTTATCAAACCTTAATAACCATAAgggaattcatactggagagaaacccttcaaatgtgaagaatgtggcaaagcttttaagcAGCTATTAACCCTCACTAAACAtgagagaattcatactggagagaaaccctacaaatgtgaagcaTGTGGGAAAGCTTTTAAGCAGTCACCAACCCTTACCAAACATAAGAGGATTCATAGTGGAGAGAAACCCTTCAGAagtgaagaatgtgacaaagctTTTAACCAGTTTTCAAATCTTACCACACATAAGATTATTCATAATGGAGCGAAGTCcttcaaatgtgaagaatgttGCAAAGCTTTTAACCAGTTTTATAAACTTACTgtacataagagaattcataatggagagaaaccctacaaatgtgaagaatgtggaaaagcttttaATCACTCCTCAATCCTTAGGAAACATAAGATAATCCATAGTGGGgaaaaaccctacaaatgtgaagagtgtggcaaagcttttaatcGCTCATCAATCCTTAGGAAACATAAGGTAATCCACAGTGGagaaaaaccctacaaatgtgaaggaTGTGGCAAGGCTTTTAATCACCCATCAACCCTTAgtaaacataagagaattcatagtGGAGataaaccctacaaatgtgaagaatgtggaaaagctttCAAGCAGTTATCAAACCTTAATAgccataagagaattcatactgaaGAGAAGCCCTTCAAATGTGAAacatgtggcaaagcttttaaccagCTATCAACCCTTACTAaccataagagaattcatactggagaaaaaccctacaaatgtgaagaatgtgggaaagcttttaaGCAGTCATCAACCCTTATcaaacataagagaattcatagtggagagaaaccgttcaaatgtgaagaatgtggcaaaggctTTTGTGGTTCCTCATCCCTTATgacacataagagaattcatagtGGAGAGAAGCCcttcaaatgtgaagaatgtggcaaaggccTTTGTGACTCCTCATCCCTTACGACACACAAGAGAATTCATAGTGGAGAGAAACCcttcaaatgtaaagaatgtggcaaaggctTTTGTGACTCCTCATCCCTTACGACACATAAGAGAGTTCATAGTGGagaaaaaccctacaaatgtgaagaatgtggcaaaggtTTTTGCAAGTCCTCATCCCTTACTACACATAAGGGAATTCATAGTCGGGAAAAACCCTACaagtgtgaagaatgtggcaaagcttttaaccacCTATTAACCCTTACtagacataagataattcatagtGGGGAGAACCCCTACAAAAGTGGAGAATGTGAGAAAGCTTTTAACCACCCGTCAACCCTTAgtaaacataagagaattcatagtGGAGataaaccctacaaatgtgaagaatgtggaaaaagTTTTAAGCAGTTGTCAAACCTTAGTAACCATAAGaggattcatactggagagaaacccttcaaatgtgaagaatgtggaaaaagTTTTAAGCAGTTGTCAAACCTTAGTAACCATAAGAGGATTCATACTGAAGAGAAACCcttcaaatgtgaagaatgtggcaaagcttttaaccagCTATCAACCCTTACtagacataagataattcatagtggggagaaaccctacaaatgtggaGAATGTGAGAAAGCTTTTAACCACCCGTCAACCCTTAgtaaacataagagaattcatagtGGAGataaaccctacaaatgtgaagaatgtggaaaaagTTTTAAGCAGTTGTCAAACCTTAGTAACCATAAGaggattcatactggagagaaacccttcaaatgtgaagaatgtggcaaagcttttaaccagCTATCAACCCTTACTAagcataagagaattcatactgaagagaaatcctacaaatgtgaagaatgtgggaaagcttttaaGCAGTCTTCAACCCTTACcaaacataagataattcatagtGGAGAGA